The Pagrus major chromosome 10, Pma_NU_1.0 genome contains a region encoding:
- the LOC141003604 gene encoding NLR family CARD domain-containing protein 3-like isoform X1 codes for MAERRKRKRNDSTSSSPMSEQPVSSCSDPSVSEPPTAPSVVSVKSDSSMYQPLSFKKTQSESTAPSVVPMKSDSSMYQPLSFKKTRSESTAPSVVSMKSDSSMYQPLSFKKTQSQQTAEPSSCSVKPTEGDIGHSHLLEAKKNLKEAMQKKYTLTSEGNGDQGSPLNKIYTDLIITTGESEGPHEEHTFRNIKHKFERTLSQQSIKLSDIFKPLSGQETSHRTVLTKGVAGIGKSFAVQKFILDWAEDRENQDFDLIFCLAFREVNLSRDDKSLHELLTELHPGLRTLINSEDYDRARVMVILDGLDENRFQLDFEKKMVRSVSEVTSVGNLLTNLIQGRLLPNAKLWITSRPAAASQICSEFVERVTEIRGFSDSQKEEYFKRRFSHDLGLADRIVSHIRSSQSLDIMCQIPIFCWISAVLFEEIFGGDEKAEIPQTLTEMMAHFVFAQTKRRSRKYDKITETNKERLLKKHREFLLKLGKLAFVQLQKNNLIFYEEDLEDSGIDLTEATIYSGFCNAALREEHVVSQKKVFFFVHLTLQEFFAALFVYDCFTNKNAKELGDFLDLKDEEHTFLDLLKMTVDKVLEKKNGHLDFFLRFLLGLLVESNRRVVRGLLTTPEPSQDTDKKILTYLKAIRRKALPPESSINLFQTMVEMRDHKVKDEIQEYLKLSDRSKRELTPLHCSALAYMLQVSKKDLDELDLKSFNTSEEGRRRLIPAVRSSRKAILADCKVTKEWVEHLAFGLKFPYLPLRDLDLSNNDLRDSGVKLLCDGLSSQYCRLKILRLSGCLVTEEGCASLASALKSNPSHLTELDLSYNNPGDSGVKVLSELSNEPQHKPIKINVEHGGIHRMRPGFKKYACELTLDANTAHKNLLLSEGNRKVTWVEAEQPYPDHKDRFDHCRQVLCEQGQDERCYLEVEAMQPFNIGLTYRSIGRKGDVDDCRLGHNDKSWCLTCANDGSYVWHNDEIACAPPQTLCSRSSRVGLYLDWPAGTLSFYRVAFDSRTHLYTFKTKFSEPLYPAVELEPQSSALFCQLT; via the exons ATGGccgagaggaggaagagaaagcgAAACGACTCTACGTCGTCCTCTCCGATGTCTGAGCAGCCAGTCAGCTCCTGCAGTGACCCTTCTGTGAG tGAACCGCCCACAGCTCCCAGTGTCGTCTCTGTGAAGAGTGATTCATCCATGTATCAGCCGCTCAGTTTTAAGAAGACACAAAG TGAGTCCACAGCTCCCAGTGTCGTCCCTATGAAGAGTGATTCATCCATGTATCAGCCACTCAGTTTTAAGAAGACACGAAG CGAGTCCACAGCTCCCAGCGTCGTCTCTATGAAGAGTGATTCATCCATGTATCAGCCGCTCAGTTTTAAGAAGACACAAAg CCAACAGACTGCAGAGCCCTCCAGCTGTTCAGTAAAACCTACTGAGGGAGACATCG GGCACAGCCACCTTTTGGAAGCAAAGAAGAATCTGAAAGAAGCGATGCAAAAGAAATATACTTTGACTTCTGAAGGTAATGGCGACCAAGGGAGCCCCCTGAACAAAATCTACACAGACCTCATCATCACCACTGGAGAGAGTGAAGGGCCACATGAAGAACATACCTTCAGAAACATCAAACATAAATTCGAAAGAACACTTTCtcaacaatcaatcaaactcagtgacatcttcaaaccTTTGTCTGGCCAAGAGACATCCCACAGAACAGTCCTGACAAAGGGCGTCGCAGGCATCGGTAAATCATTCGCTGTGCAGAAATTCATCCTCGACTGGGCCGAAGACCGAGAAAACCAGGactttgatttaattttctgtcttGCTTTTCGAGAGGTGAATTTGAGTAGAGATGACAAAAGCTTGCATGAGCTCCTGACTGAACTTCACCCTGGACTCAGAACTTTGATAAATTCAGAGGATTACGACAGGGCCAGAGTCATGGTGATCCTGGACGGGCTTGATGAAAACCGTTTTCAACTGGACTTTGAGAAGAAGATGGTAAGATCCGTCAGTGAAGTGACCTCTGTGGGCAATCTTCTTACAAACCTCATCCAGGGTAGACTTCTTCCAAATGCAAAACTCTGGATAACTTCCCGTccagcagcagccagtcagATCTGTTCAGAGTTTGTCGAGAGGGTGACCGAGATAAGAGGGTTCAGTGACTCACAGAAAGAAGAGTACTTCAAGAGACGATTTAGTCACGACTTGGGCCTTGCTGACAGGATTGTTTCGCACATCCGCTCTTCACAGAGTCTCGACATCATGTGTCAGATCCCGATCTTCTGCTGGATTTCTGCGGTATTGTTTGAAGAGATATTTGGAGGAGACGAGAAAGCTGAAATCCCTCAAACTCTAACAGAGATGATGGCGCATTTCGTGTTTGCCCAGACCAAACGCAGAAGCAGAAAATATGACAAGATAACTGAGACGAACAAGGAAAGACTTctgaagaaacacagagaaTTTCTTCTGAAACTTGGAAAACTTGCATTTGTCCAGCTGCAGAAGAACAACCTCATTTTCTATGAAGAAGACCTAGAAGACTCTGGGATTGATTTAACAGAGGCAACAATCTACTCTGGATTTTGCAACGCAGCTCTGAGGGAAGAACACGTAGTTTCGCAGAAGAAGGTCTTCTTCTTTGTACATCTTACCCTACAGGAGTTCTTCGCAGCTCTTTTTGTCTATGActgtttcacaaacaaaaatgcaaaagaacTTGGCGACTTCCTTGATCTGAAGGACGAAGAACATACTTTCCTTGATCTTCTGAAGATGACAGTTGATAAAGTGCTGGAGAAGAAGAATGGCCACCTGGACTTCTTCTTGCGCTTCCTTCTTGGCCTTTTGGTCGAGTCCAACCGCAGAGTTGTTCGAGGTCTGCTGACGACGCCAGAACCAAGCCAAGATACCGACAAGAAAATCTTGACTTACCTCAAAGCCATCCGAAGGAAAGCCCTCCCGCCAGAAAGCAGTATCAACCTCTTCCAGACCATGGTTGAGATGAGAGATCACAAAGTCAAAGATGAGATTCAGGAATATCTCAAGTTGTCAGATCGTTCCAAAAGAGAGCTGACTCCACTGCACTGCTCTGCgctggcctacatgctgcaggtGTCAAAGAAAGACCTGGATGAGTTGGACTTGAAGAGTTTCAACACATCAGAGGAAGGCAGACGGAGGCTGATACCAGctgtgaggagcagcagaaaggCCAT ACTTGCAGACTGCAAGGTGACAAAAGAGTGGGTTGAACACCTGGCCTTTGGTCTCAAGTTCCCTTACTTACCTCTAAGAGACCTGGATCTGAGCAACAATGACCTGAGGGATTCAGGAgtaaagctgctctgtgatgGACTGTCGAGTCAATACTGCAGACTGAAGATACTGAG GTTATCAGGTTGCCTggtcacagaggaaggctgtgcttctctggcctcagctctaaagtccaacccctcccatctgacagagctggacctgagctacaacaacccaggagactcaggagtcAAAGTTCTGTCTGAACTGAGCAACGAGCCACAACACAAGCCCATCAAAATCAA TGTTGAACATGGTGGAATTCACCGGATGAGACCAGGATTCAAGAAAT ATGCCTGTGAGCTCACTTTGGACGCCAACACAGCCCACAagaacctcctcctctctgaaggGAACAGAAAGGTGACCTGGGTGGAAGCAGAGCAGCCATATCCCGATCACAAAGACAGGTTCGATCACTGCCGACAGGTGCTGTGTGAACAGGGTCAAGACGAGCGCTGCTACCTGGAGGTTGAGGCAATGCAGCCCTTCAATATTGGGCTGACGTACAGATCCATTGGCAGGAAAGGGGATGTGGATGATTGCAGGCTGGGACACAACGACAAGTCTTGGTGTCTGACTTGCGCTAATGACGGTTCTTATGTTTGGCACAATGATGAGATTGCCTGTGCTCCTCCTCAGACCCTCTGCTCTCGCTCCAGTCGGGTGGGATTGTATCTGGACTGGCCGGCTGGGACTCTTTCCTTCTACAGAGTTGCCTTCGACAGTCGGACGCACCTTTATACCTTCAAAACAAAGTTCAGTGAGCCCCTTTACCCTGCTGTTGAACTTGAACCTCAGTCTTCTGCATTATTTTGTCAGCTAACATAA
- the LOC141003604 gene encoding NLR family CARD domain-containing protein 3-like isoform X2 — MAERRKRKRNDSTSSSPMSEQPVSSCSDPSVSEPPTAPSVVSVKSDSSMYQPLSFKKTQSESTAPSVVSMKSDSSMYQPLSFKKTQSQQTAEPSSCSVKPTEGDIGHSHLLEAKKNLKEAMQKKYTLTSEGNGDQGSPLNKIYTDLIITTGESEGPHEEHTFRNIKHKFERTLSQQSIKLSDIFKPLSGQETSHRTVLTKGVAGIGKSFAVQKFILDWAEDRENQDFDLIFCLAFREVNLSRDDKSLHELLTELHPGLRTLINSEDYDRARVMVILDGLDENRFQLDFEKKMVRSVSEVTSVGNLLTNLIQGRLLPNAKLWITSRPAAASQICSEFVERVTEIRGFSDSQKEEYFKRRFSHDLGLADRIVSHIRSSQSLDIMCQIPIFCWISAVLFEEIFGGDEKAEIPQTLTEMMAHFVFAQTKRRSRKYDKITETNKERLLKKHREFLLKLGKLAFVQLQKNNLIFYEEDLEDSGIDLTEATIYSGFCNAALREEHVVSQKKVFFFVHLTLQEFFAALFVYDCFTNKNAKELGDFLDLKDEEHTFLDLLKMTVDKVLEKKNGHLDFFLRFLLGLLVESNRRVVRGLLTTPEPSQDTDKKILTYLKAIRRKALPPESSINLFQTMVEMRDHKVKDEIQEYLKLSDRSKRELTPLHCSALAYMLQVSKKDLDELDLKSFNTSEEGRRRLIPAVRSSRKAILADCKVTKEWVEHLAFGLKFPYLPLRDLDLSNNDLRDSGVKLLCDGLSSQYCRLKILRLSGCLVTEEGCASLASALKSNPSHLTELDLSYNNPGDSGVKVLSELSNEPQHKPIKINVEHGGIHRMRPGFKKYACELTLDANTAHKNLLLSEGNRKVTWVEAEQPYPDHKDRFDHCRQVLCEQGQDERCYLEVEAMQPFNIGLTYRSIGRKGDVDDCRLGHNDKSWCLTCANDGSYVWHNDEIACAPPQTLCSRSSRVGLYLDWPAGTLSFYRVAFDSRTHLYTFKTKFSEPLYPAVELEPQSSALFCQLT, encoded by the exons ATGGccgagaggaggaagagaaagcgAAACGACTCTACGTCGTCCTCTCCGATGTCTGAGCAGCCAGTCAGCTCCTGCAGTGACCCTTCTGTGAG tGAACCGCCCACAGCTCCCAGTGTCGTCTCTGTGAAGAGTGATTCATCCATGTATCAGCCGCTCAGTTTTAAGAAGACACAAAG CGAGTCCACAGCTCCCAGCGTCGTCTCTATGAAGAGTGATTCATCCATGTATCAGCCGCTCAGTTTTAAGAAGACACAAAg CCAACAGACTGCAGAGCCCTCCAGCTGTTCAGTAAAACCTACTGAGGGAGACATCG GGCACAGCCACCTTTTGGAAGCAAAGAAGAATCTGAAAGAAGCGATGCAAAAGAAATATACTTTGACTTCTGAAGGTAATGGCGACCAAGGGAGCCCCCTGAACAAAATCTACACAGACCTCATCATCACCACTGGAGAGAGTGAAGGGCCACATGAAGAACATACCTTCAGAAACATCAAACATAAATTCGAAAGAACACTTTCtcaacaatcaatcaaactcagtgacatcttcaaaccTTTGTCTGGCCAAGAGACATCCCACAGAACAGTCCTGACAAAGGGCGTCGCAGGCATCGGTAAATCATTCGCTGTGCAGAAATTCATCCTCGACTGGGCCGAAGACCGAGAAAACCAGGactttgatttaattttctgtcttGCTTTTCGAGAGGTGAATTTGAGTAGAGATGACAAAAGCTTGCATGAGCTCCTGACTGAACTTCACCCTGGACTCAGAACTTTGATAAATTCAGAGGATTACGACAGGGCCAGAGTCATGGTGATCCTGGACGGGCTTGATGAAAACCGTTTTCAACTGGACTTTGAGAAGAAGATGGTAAGATCCGTCAGTGAAGTGACCTCTGTGGGCAATCTTCTTACAAACCTCATCCAGGGTAGACTTCTTCCAAATGCAAAACTCTGGATAACTTCCCGTccagcagcagccagtcagATCTGTTCAGAGTTTGTCGAGAGGGTGACCGAGATAAGAGGGTTCAGTGACTCACAGAAAGAAGAGTACTTCAAGAGACGATTTAGTCACGACTTGGGCCTTGCTGACAGGATTGTTTCGCACATCCGCTCTTCACAGAGTCTCGACATCATGTGTCAGATCCCGATCTTCTGCTGGATTTCTGCGGTATTGTTTGAAGAGATATTTGGAGGAGACGAGAAAGCTGAAATCCCTCAAACTCTAACAGAGATGATGGCGCATTTCGTGTTTGCCCAGACCAAACGCAGAAGCAGAAAATATGACAAGATAACTGAGACGAACAAGGAAAGACTTctgaagaaacacagagaaTTTCTTCTGAAACTTGGAAAACTTGCATTTGTCCAGCTGCAGAAGAACAACCTCATTTTCTATGAAGAAGACCTAGAAGACTCTGGGATTGATTTAACAGAGGCAACAATCTACTCTGGATTTTGCAACGCAGCTCTGAGGGAAGAACACGTAGTTTCGCAGAAGAAGGTCTTCTTCTTTGTACATCTTACCCTACAGGAGTTCTTCGCAGCTCTTTTTGTCTATGActgtttcacaaacaaaaatgcaaaagaacTTGGCGACTTCCTTGATCTGAAGGACGAAGAACATACTTTCCTTGATCTTCTGAAGATGACAGTTGATAAAGTGCTGGAGAAGAAGAATGGCCACCTGGACTTCTTCTTGCGCTTCCTTCTTGGCCTTTTGGTCGAGTCCAACCGCAGAGTTGTTCGAGGTCTGCTGACGACGCCAGAACCAAGCCAAGATACCGACAAGAAAATCTTGACTTACCTCAAAGCCATCCGAAGGAAAGCCCTCCCGCCAGAAAGCAGTATCAACCTCTTCCAGACCATGGTTGAGATGAGAGATCACAAAGTCAAAGATGAGATTCAGGAATATCTCAAGTTGTCAGATCGTTCCAAAAGAGAGCTGACTCCACTGCACTGCTCTGCgctggcctacatgctgcaggtGTCAAAGAAAGACCTGGATGAGTTGGACTTGAAGAGTTTCAACACATCAGAGGAAGGCAGACGGAGGCTGATACCAGctgtgaggagcagcagaaaggCCAT ACTTGCAGACTGCAAGGTGACAAAAGAGTGGGTTGAACACCTGGCCTTTGGTCTCAAGTTCCCTTACTTACCTCTAAGAGACCTGGATCTGAGCAACAATGACCTGAGGGATTCAGGAgtaaagctgctctgtgatgGACTGTCGAGTCAATACTGCAGACTGAAGATACTGAG GTTATCAGGTTGCCTggtcacagaggaaggctgtgcttctctggcctcagctctaaagtccaacccctcccatctgacagagctggacctgagctacaacaacccaggagactcaggagtcAAAGTTCTGTCTGAACTGAGCAACGAGCCACAACACAAGCCCATCAAAATCAA TGTTGAACATGGTGGAATTCACCGGATGAGACCAGGATTCAAGAAAT ATGCCTGTGAGCTCACTTTGGACGCCAACACAGCCCACAagaacctcctcctctctgaaggGAACAGAAAGGTGACCTGGGTGGAAGCAGAGCAGCCATATCCCGATCACAAAGACAGGTTCGATCACTGCCGACAGGTGCTGTGTGAACAGGGTCAAGACGAGCGCTGCTACCTGGAGGTTGAGGCAATGCAGCCCTTCAATATTGGGCTGACGTACAGATCCATTGGCAGGAAAGGGGATGTGGATGATTGCAGGCTGGGACACAACGACAAGTCTTGGTGTCTGACTTGCGCTAATGACGGTTCTTATGTTTGGCACAATGATGAGATTGCCTGTGCTCCTCCTCAGACCCTCTGCTCTCGCTCCAGTCGGGTGGGATTGTATCTGGACTGGCCGGCTGGGACTCTTTCCTTCTACAGAGTTGCCTTCGACAGTCGGACGCACCTTTATACCTTCAAAACAAAGTTCAGTGAGCCCCTTTACCCTGCTGTTGAACTTGAACCTCAGTCTTCTGCATTATTTTGTCAGCTAACATAA
- the LOC141004061 gene encoding endothelin receptor type B-like, whose product MRSNKGETPGENLLHSVLVHADFNPENFTNSRADSGLTEGCRICSSAGSAGSAGSGKISGVTKVGSVEGSGMATGSGSRLPSIHEMFPVLLVVCCLVSVDPVGCRRNVSSDPSQLSDVMMRPDFHRTEPPLIRSSGGGQHPAQDTVNEPSAERTRSKHPNKVKHRHERKSHSNSSVPGRKEPVAPPPSCKRATSIKTAFKYINTVLSCVIFAVGIIGNATLLRIIYQNKSMRNGPNAVIASLALGDLIYIAIDIPINVYKLLAMRWPFADSVFGLFLCKLFPFLQKASVGITVLNLCALSVDRYRAVTSWSRVQCTGVPTVTALEIVVIWLLSMVLAVPEAIGFDMVTFDYKNATIKTCMLQPKTPFMTVYRDVKDWWLFGFYFCVPVVFSALFYGLMTGEMLRHRKGSLRIVLSEHLKQRREVAKAVFCLVLIFALCWFPLHLSRLLKKTVYRSNDAHRCELLNFLLVLDYFSINMATINSCINPIILFFVSKKFKNCFKSCLCCWCYSGSLYNSTLPLHHGTSLQYKHTDH is encoded by the exons ATGAGGAGCAACAAAGGAG AGACGCCCGGAGAAAACCTTCTCCACTCCGTCCTCGTCCACGCTGACTTCAACCCGGAGAACTTCACAAACTCCCGAGCTGATTCTGGACTCACAGAGGGCTGTAGGATCTGCTCCTCAGCAGGCTCAGCAGGCTCAGCAGGGTCCGGGAAGATTTCTGGAGTCACAAAAGTGGGTTCAGTCGAGGGTTCAGGAATGGCGACCGGATCTGGTTCCAGACTTCCCTCCATTCATGAGATGTTCCCGGTGCTGCTGGTCGTCTGCTGTCTGGTGTCAGTCGATCCGGTTGGTTGCCGCAGAAACGTCTCATCTGATCCGTCTCAGCTGTCAGATGTGATGATGCGGCCTGATTTCCATCGCACCGAGCCGCCTCTGATCCGGAGCTCAGGCGGAGGACAACATCCGGCGCAAGACACAGTGAACGAGCCCTCAGCGGAGAGGACGAGGTCAAAGCATCCAAACAAGGTGAAGCACAGACACGAGAGGAAGTCTCACTCCAACTCCTCGGTGCCGGGTCGAAAGGAACCGGTAGCACCGCCGCCGAGCTGCAAGCGGGCCACGTCCATAAAAACAGCCTTCAAGTACATCAACACGGTGCTGTCCTGCGTCATATTCGCCGTGGGGATCATCGGCAACGCCACCCTGCTCAGGATCATCTACCAGAATAAAAGCATGAGGAACGGACCCAACGCTGTGATCGCCAGTCTGGCCCTGGGAGACCTGATCTACATCGCCATCGACATACCCATCAACGTCTACAAG ctcctGGCGATGCGGTGGCCGTTCGCTGACAGTGTGTTCGGCCTGTTCCTCTGCAAGCTGTTTCCCTTCCTGCAGAAAGCTTCAGTCGGCATCACCGTCCTCAACCTGTGTGCTCTGAGCGTggacag GTATCGAGCGGTGACGTCCTGGTCCCGGGTTCAGTGCACAGGTGTTCCCACGGTGACGGCGCTGGAGATCGTGGTGATCTGgctgctgtccatggtgctggccGTGCCCGAGGCCATCGGCTTCGACATGGTGACCTTCGACTACAAGAACGCCACCATCAAGACCTGCATGCTGCAGCCCAAGACGCCCTTCATGACT GTCTACCGGGATGTAAAGGACTGGTGGCTGTTCGGGTTCTACTTCTGCGTACCTGTGGTCTTCTCTGCGTTGTTCTACGGCCTGATGACCGGTGAGATGCTCCGACACCGGAAAGGAAGTCTGAGGATCGTGCTGAGCGAACACCTCAAACAG CGCCGAGAAGTGGCCAAAGCCGTGTTCTGCCTGGTTCTGATCTTTGCTCTGTGCTGGTTCCCTCTTCACTTGAGTCGCCTGCTGAAGAAAACTGTCTACAGATCCAACGACGCTCACCGCTGTGAACTGCTGAA TTTCCTGCTGGTGCTCGACTACTTCAGCATCAACATGGCGACCATCAACTCCTGCATCAATCCCATAATCCTCTTCTTCGTCTCCAAGAAGTTCAAAAACTGCTTCAAG tccTGTCTGTGTTGTTGGTGTTATTCTGGCTCTCTCTACAACAGTACGCTGCCCCTCCACCACGGGACCAGCCTGCAGTACAAACACACTGACCACTGA
- the LOC141003621 gene encoding transmembrane protein 184C-like translates to MPFSCAEWRRWIRPLVLVLYGLLLVAVLPLCIWELQKDKVGTHSKAWFIAGIFVFLTIPISLWGILQHIVHYTQPELQRPIIRILWMVPIYSLDSWLALRYPSLAIYVDTCRECYEAYVIYNFLVFLLSFLSNQYPSLVLMLEVQQQQPHLPPLCCCPPWPMGEVLLFRCKLGVLQYTVVRPVTTVIALICQLCGVYDEANFSFRNAWSYLVIINNISQLFAMYCLVLLYRALKEELTPIRPVGKFLCVKLVVFVSFWQAVFIAFLVKVGVISDKHTWDWDSVEAVATGLQDFIICIEMFLAAIAHHYTFTYKPYVQEAEEGSCFDSFLAMWDFSDIRADVTEQVRHAGRTFLGRPNKMYFGSVARPEHTEHTGLLTATSQDPIAVAATSMPSSPSSSGRYQGLGHTPAPHSISAPAGFTSSSWEDDSDSSPPEAGDTK, encoded by the exons ATGCCGTTTTCGTGTGcagagtggaggaggtggaTCCGCCcgctggttctggttctctaCGGCCTCCTGCTGGTGGCCGTGCTGCCGCTCTGCATCTGGGAGCTGCAGAAAGACAAG GTCGGGACTCACAGCAAAGCCTGGTTCATCGCCGGCATCTTCGTCTTTCTGACCATCCCAATTTCGCTGTGGGGGATCCTGCAGCACATCGTCCACTACACCCAGCCTGAGCTGCAGAGGCCCATTATCAg AATACTATGGATGGTGCCAATCTACAGTCTGGACAGT TGGCTCGCTCTGCGGTATCCCAGTCTGGCCATCTACGTGGACACGTGCAGGGAGTGCTACGAGGCCTACGTCATCTACAACTTCCTGGTGTTCCtgctgagcttcctcagcaaCCAGTACCCCAGCCTGGTGCTCATGCTGgaggtccagcagcagcagcctcaccTGCCGCCGCTCTGCTGCTGCCCGCCGTGGCCGATGGGAGA GGTGCTGCTGTTCAGGTGTAAGCTGGGAGTCCTGCAGTACACCGTGGTCCGACCCGTGACCACCGTGATCGCGCT gaTCTGTCAGCTCTGTGGGGTTTACGATGAAGCCAACTTCAGCTTCAGAAACGCCTGGTCCTACCTGGTCATCATCAACAACATATCTCAGCTG TTCGCCATGTACTGCCTGGTGCTGCTGTACCGGGCTCTCAAAGAAGAGTTGACTCCCATCAGGCCTGTGGGCAAGTTCCTCTGCGTCAAACTGGTGGTGTTTGTTTCCTTCTG GCAGGCAGTTTTCATAGCGTTCCTGGTGAAGGTCGGCGTGATCTCCGACAAACACACCTGGGACTGGGACAGCGTGGAGGCCGTCGCTACTGGACTGCAG GACTTCATCATCTGCATAGAGATGTTCCTGGCTGCCATCGCTCACCACTACACCTTCACCTACAAACCATACGTACAG GAAGCGGAGGAGGGATCGTGTTTCGACAGCTTTCTGGCCATGTGGGATTTCTCTGACATCAGAGCTGATGTGACAGAGCAGGTCCGCCATGCTG GTCGTACGTTCCTTGGTCGTCCCAACAAGATGTACTTCGGCAGCGTGGCTCGACCCGAACACACCGAACACACCGGCCTTCTCACAGCCACCTCCCAGGACCCCATCGCCGTGGCAGCCACGTCGAtgccctcctccccttcctcaaGTGGGCGGTACCAAGGCCTCGGCCACACCCCCGCCCCTCACTCCATCTCCGCCCCCGCGGggttcacttcctcctcctggGAGGACGACAGCGACAGCTCGCCTCCTGAGGCGGGTGATACCAAATAA